Genomic DNA from Deltaproteobacteria bacterium:
CTTCTTGGATGCCCATGGAACAAAACATGGACTCTTTCGTCTAAGAAAGAGTTAAATCGATGGCCTGGCACGCCCAGGCCTACTGGTATCCCCTAGGAGGTTCCGATGAGAGCGAATGCATTGGCACTCAGAATCAAGGGATTGTCGTCGATGGCTGCCATGTTAGCACTGGTCACCAGTTGTAGCTTTGAGACCTCTTCGGATCGCTCTAAGGTTGCTTCCCCACCGCCGCCTCCACCGCCGTCTAGTGCACCCGCACCAAGGGACTCCGTGGCCCGCGAACAGCGCTCTGCGCCTGCAATGGGCGGTGGGTTATCGCGCCCCTATCCAATGCCGCCCTATTATCCGCGCCCGCCGGTTATTCCGCCCAGCACCGACCGCTTTCCGGATAAAGAGCCCGCCGGTGTGCTGAGCGTCGCCGAACATCCGGTCTCAACTTTTAGCGTCGACGTCGATACCGCGTCCTACGCTTTTGTCCGCCGCAATCTGACCTCCGGGCGCTTGCCGGCGCGTGAGGCGGTGCGCGTCGAAGAGATGATCAACTATTTCCCTTACAACTATCCGGCACCGAAGAATCGTGGTGAGCCCTTTCGTGTGACGACCACGGTCATGCCCAGTCCTTGGAGCCGGGACAATCGGCTAATGCACATCGCCATCCGCGGTTACGATATCGAGCGCTCCGAGCGGCCACGGGCAAATATCGTTCTGCTCGTTGATACTTCGGGCTCGATGGCGCCGGCGGACCGGCTGCCGCTTTTGCAGCAGGGCTTTCGCTTGTTCACACAGCAGCTTCGGGATGACGATCAGGTCGCCATCGTCACCTACGCCGGGCAGGCGCACACTGCGCTGGAGCCGACTAGCGGCCGCGACCGGCACAAGATTATCGACGTCATCGACAATCTGCGCGCGTCGGGTTCCACGGCTGGCGGCGATGGTCTGCGGCGCGCCTATCGTCTGGCTGAGCGGCACTTCGATCGCGAGGCGGTCAATCGGGTGATTTTGGCTACTGACGGCGACTTCAACGTTGGCATCACCGATCCGAAAGAGCTCGAACGATTCATCGCCGACAAGCGCAAAACCGGCATTTATCTTTCGATTCTCGGCGTCGGTACGGGCAATCTCAACGATGCGCTGATGCAGTGCTTGGCTCAAGCCGGTAACGGCAACGCGGCGCATATCGACTCGCTCCTCGAAGCGCGCAAAGTCTTAAGCGAAGAGATGGCATCGACGCTGTTTACCATTGCCGACGATGTCAAAGTGCGAGTCGAGTTCAATCCGGCGCAAGTCGCCGAATATAGGCTGATCGGCTACGAAACCCGCATGCTGCGGCGCGAAGATTTCAAAGACGACAAGGTCGACGCCGGCGACATCGGTGCCGGCCATACGGTCGCGGCGATCTATGAGATTACCCCCGTAGACGCGCGCGAACGGCGCATCGACCCGCTGCGCTATCAACGAGAGAAAGAGTCAAATGTGCCAAGCAGCACTCGCCGCGACGAACTCGCCTTCGTCAAGCTACGCTACAAGCTTCCCGGTGAATCGACGAGCCGGTTGATCGAACGACCGGTGCGCGAGGCTGATGCCTTTGCCAATTTTGAGCGTGCCCCGGAAGATCAGCGCTTTTCCGTGGCCGTCGCTGCCTTCGCACAGCGGTTGCGCGGCGAAAGCGCGCCTGACCGCATGACCTACGGCGAAATCGCAACCATGGCCAACGAAGCACGCGGTCGCGATCCCGAAGGCTACCGCGCCGAGTTCGTCCGCCTCGTGCGCATGGCGGAGACGCTCGGGGCGACAGCACGGCTTCGGTGAGGAGCTCCATGATCTAAAAAGTTTGCTTCCCTTGGCCAATCCGGGTTAGAGTTCGGCTGTTCGAGTTTCAATGCTAATGGGCAGCCACGGCGAACAATCTGTCATGCCGCCAGCTTCCTTGAAAGGAAGTCGGCGGTATCACCAACTATCAGACCAATCTTCCGCAAATTGCATGGACTCTATCGCGCTGATGCGCGGACTGCGGGTTTTGTCCTACCCGAGAGCGTTCATCCGTTATTGGGCGGTGGAGATAAGTCTCAAGAAACGTGTTCTGAAGACGAGTCAGCCATAAATAAAATGCGTTGCGTTCGAGTGCTACTGTTCGAACTAAAGCAATATTAAACAGATATCCATTCCTAAACAGTGGAACGTGGAAACGTCCGTGACCAGCAAGCCAGATTCTCTGAAAGACCTAACCGAAATCATCCGTAGCGGCCTTGAAGCCTATCCTAAGGATGGTTTGAAGAAACCGATGACGGCCTTGTTCGGTGATAGGTACCAGAAACGAGACTTCGAGCCTACGATGCTCCGCGATGCTTATGGACTCGCCAACGAAGGTGAGGATTCTGGTGTCCCATATGCCGGGTTTATCAACCCCGCCAACCCACCAAGCGGCCCGTACGGCGGAACGAGCCTTGTATGGTTCCCGACAAGCGATGCGGGAACACTTATCGGCTTCGGCGTCGGCACGCGAGGGCTTACCCCTGATGAAGGAATCCTAATGCGGCCCGGTCACCGGCGACGCATCGTAGCATTGCGACGGTACTTGTCCTGGCTCGGAGTAGAAGCTTGGACAAAGCCCGATCCCGCAGCTCTTGGAGTGGTAGTTCCCAAGGGTGTGCGTGAACGCTTCCCTGGATTTGAAAAAACATTCCAACGCTACGGCCGCGAAATGTATTGCAACGCGGTTGTACCAAGAACTGATGCAGAAAAGGCTCATAAAGTTGTACAGGCATTTATTGATCTGTACGCCCTTGAGCGGAATTGGCAAATTTTGAAGGCCTTCGAACCCGAATATACCAGCCTACATGATGCACTACGCGCCAATCTTTTCATTGTTCCTAACGTTAACGCTGTGAACGACCTCCTCCAACAGCGACGGTTTGTCATTTTGCAGGGTCCCCCGGGAACAGGAAAGACACGCCTCGCCGGTGAAGTTCTCAAAAGTGTTTTTAAAGGGCATGGAATGACGGTGCAGTTCCATCCCGCGATCACGTATGAAGATTTCGTAGTAGGGCTCTCACCGAATGAAAAAGCCGGCTCCCTGCAGTTTCATGTTCGCAAGGGCTGGCTCCTTGAGGCAATCGCACAAGCTAAGGACCATCCTTTCTTGCTCATCGTCGATGAAGTGAACCGAGCAGATTTGGGTAAAGTCCTCGGAGAGGCAATATTCCTATTCGAGGCTGGAGAGGTCGGCGGAAAGCAAGCGCGTAAAATTTGCTTGCCTCATCCCGTCGATGGGATTTCTGAACTGAGCATTCCAGAGAACTTCTACCTGCTAGCAACAATGAACACCGCTGACCGAAGCATCCAGAACCTTGATCTCGCCGTACGACGCCGCTTTGCGTTCATGACTGTTTCTCCAAATCGTGCCGTTGTAGCGGAAAATGCGCCCGATATTGCCGCCAGCTTTTTTGACCGGCTGGCAGAGGTATTCGTTGAACATGCTCCTGCCGATACTCTCGACTTGATGCCTGGTCATGCCTACTTCCTTGCGGACAATGAAGACGAATTGAAATCGCGCTTCCGACACGAGCTGATACCTCTCATTGACGAGTACCTCCGACAGGGATTTCTAGGACCTGCCTCCAGCGAACTGCATGCCGTCCGTGACGCACTCGAAGATTGGATCCATTGACGCAATGCGCAAGGCGGTCAGACACAGTCCTGCCCACAAGATCCGGCGGTATGTGTTTCACTCGCCGGAACAGAAGCCCCTCTTTGTCGGCACTGACCATGGCAATCCAATAACCATTTCGGCCGAATACTTTGCGCCTAAGCAGCAAGGGGGTGGTTGGGGGCCATTCGCCGAGTCATTCTTGCGAGCCAACGATCTCGCATTCAAACATCTCGAACTCCAGCTGGAGGTCGGCGCAAGCTCACAAGGCACTATCATACGCCTTCACCCCGGCGGCCGGGCTGGCGCAATGCCGTTGTGTTCAGCGCAAACGCAGCAAGTGGTCGGCGGCATTATCATCAAGCCACGCTTTGGATGGGGCGGTGTCGGAGAAGTTCTCAACGAGGTCGGTTGGCATGCTTCACTCGAGTTTGCCGACCTACCGATGGTACCTGGGAGTGGCCGGGAAGTACCCCCGTGGGTGATCGCAGGACCGGTCATATCCCGGCTGGCTGCATTGCTCGCACAAGTTCGGCGCGGCTACCGCGTTGCACATGAGACACTTACGAAACCACGCGGACAAATCATATGGAACGAATACCTCGCCGGACCTCTCCGCACTGGCATGTGGCATCAGCTTCCTTGCACATTCCCAGAGCTATCTAACGACCCTCAATTACGTTCGATGGTGAGGTGGTGTCTTGAACGGCTCCGTCGGGGGCTCCTCGAGACTGGAGGTAACGACAAAACAGCCACCACTTTGGCAATGGTCGCTGAGAAGCTTATCGGGCTCTTGCGCGATGTTCATTCCCGCATGCCTCGGAAAGCTGAGATCGAAGCGCGCATGGGTGGCAGCTACCTTGAGCATGACGCGATTCGGCGAGGCATCGAGGCGATGGGATGGGTCGCTGATGAGCGCGGTCTTGGCGGTGGCCGCGAGCTCGATGGACTCGCATGGCATCTCCCACTTTCTGAACTCTGGGAGTCGTTCGTTGAAATGATTGTTCGTCGGGAAGCATCGCTGGTGGGAGCAGACGTCCGGTGTGGTCGAAAATTAGAGACGGTATTCCCGATACGTTGGACCGATTCTAGCCTGCGGGGCATGTCACATCTCGTCCCAGACTTCGTGGTTAGGCATCGAGATCAAGTAAAAATCATCGATGCGAAATATAAAGCCCACTTTTCTGAATTGGATGAGTCGGGCTGGCTTAAGATGGCCGAGAACTCTCGTGAAGCCCACCGAGCAGATTTCCATCAGGTTCTGGCAGATGCCGCACTTTTCGATGCCAAGCAGACGACGGTCACCCTTGTTTATCCGCTTCGGCACTCGACTTATGAGGCCTTATCCGCGCGCAAGCGCGACGTTGTTCGTGCAGATCTCAGCTTTGCTGGAAGAACGATTCAAGCAGAGCTTCGCGGAGTGCCATTCGGGGCGGAGTGGAATAACTGATCCAGATAAAAAAAAATAGGTGCTTCCCAACAAGGTGTAGAAACAGCCGGCGCGAGAGCTGTTGCCTCGCAAGGGAGAAGACATCTACGTGCTTGAAGCTTAATCGAGCAGCTAATACGCCCCGGTCGTTTGGGGACTCTTGAAGGATGTCCCTGTTCTGACGTAGGTTAGCCGGGTCCAGAGGAGGTGTCTATGCTAACGACGCAAGGAATGCTTCATTTCAGCCTTGCCGTGACCGATCTGGCGCGCAGCCGGAAGTTTTACGAAGAAATTCTTGGCTTGAAAGTCGTTGGCCAGTCACCGCGCATGGTGTTCCTGGAGATTGGTAACGTGCACCTGATTCTCGCCAAGGGCAACGATGTCATGAAGTACGATTCGACCAAGAGCTCGCCTGTGCATCATGCGTTTCGCGTCAAACCGGAGGAGTTTCAATCGTCGATCGATGATCTGCGCCGCAACGGCGTCGAGGTTTTCAATATCGAGAACCGCAACCAAGGCGTGTTCTGGGGGCCGCAGGCTTATTTTCTCGACCCCGACGGTAACAAGCTCGAGATCTACGCCGGGCCCGGAGCCCAGGCGATCGAAGGCGTGGTCGAATTTAACTAGTTATCGGCGGCGCCGCCGCCGAGTCAGTTTAACAATCAGGCAAAATAAGAAGCGCACGCTTTGGGCGGGCGCTTCTTTGAGGATTCTTCCGGACTTCGGGTTAATTCAGCCTTCCGCTTTCATAGCTCCTACTTCTTCGTTGCTGTCCACTTGGTGCCGACCTTCACCGTGCCATCGATCGTGTTGCCGTTCACTCGGCCGGCGTATTCATTGCCGCCCGCGCTAAAGGTGATTTGCTCGCCGTTCATCTTGCCGGTAATCGGCGTTACGACATTACCGTTTCGCAGCGTGCCAGAGAGCATCTGAAAAGTTTGCTTTAGTGTCAGCTCGCCCTGCGGGGTTTGCCAGGTGCCTTCGACCTTGGCGGGTACGATCCACAACATGGCCGTGCACCAGTTGGTGCAGCCTTCGACCCGTTCGGTCTGATCGGGCTTCCACTCTTCCATGTCGAACGAGTTCGAGACGATGCGTGTGCCGGGTTTCAGGTTGAGGATTTTCGGGCGTAGTTTCAGGTTGATACTTGGGAGTAGGAACATCGTGATCACTTGCGCCTGAGAGAAGTCGCTTTCGAAGAGATCGGCCTTCGCGAAGCTTGCCTTGTCGGTGACGCCTTCCTTGGCCGCGTTGCGTTTCGACAACTCGACCATGTCGGGGTTGTACTCGATGCCGTGCGCTTTCGAACCGCGTTTGGCTGCGGTGATGACCGTGCGGCCGTCGCCCGAGCCCAGGTCGATTACGTAGTCCTTTGGCGTGACTTTCGCCATGTCGAGCATTTTGTCCACTAGCGCCTGCGGTGTCGGCACCCAAACCACGTCTTTGCCTGCCTGGCCAACCTCGGGCTGATAGTCTTTGGCGGCCTGCGCAAATACGCTGCTGTAGCTGGCGACTAGCGACAAACAAAGCGCCGCGATTAGCCCGCGCTCAAGTTGCAAACGGTTCATTTTCCCTCCTCAAAGCCCCTATGAATTTCACTCAAGCGTAACATGCCAATCCGGAAAATAAAGGATAGCGCGAGCCATTTTGGGAAGGAGTCCCCTTGCGACTTTGGTCTCAAAGAGGGCTTCGTGGTGAAACACAAACGAGCGCATCGCAACGATAAGCACGCTGATGGGTGGGACGCCACACTAGGATTCTAAACTGCGGATCGCCGGAATGCGCCACGCCACCAGCAGTGTGAGCAGGATGACAATGGCGCCCATGGCCGCGACGGTCATCGGCGCGCCGACAAAGTGCGCGAAGGTGCCGGCGAACAGGGCGCCCAGCGGCATAAATCCGCGATCGAGCATGTACAGGCTCAACACGCGACCGCGCAAACTGTCCGGCACGATCATTTGCAGCATGGTCGCGGTGCTGGCGAGAAAAAACATTTGGAACATGCCAACGAGGACAAGGCTCACCAGCGCCAGCGGAAACCAGGTGATCTGCGAGAAGAGCATCAGAAAACTGCCGAGCACGACGATGCTGCCAATCAGAAACGTCCCCTGGCGCCGGATGCGATCGCCCAGCGAGGCGATGGTGAGAATTGCGATCACCGCGCCGAGGCCGGGCGCCGCCATGAGCAGCCCGAGGCCTTCCGGGCCGATCTTCAACACGTCTTTTTGAAACACCGGCATCAGAGTTTGATAGGGCACGGCGAAAACCCGCGGCACGTAGGCCAGCGTCATCAGCGCGAGCACCGCCGGCGTCGACCAGACGTAGGCGAAGCCTTCTTTGAGATTGGCGAGCGCCGATCCTTTTTTGGCTTCGGCGGGCTGCGGCGGCACGTTCATTTTGTAGATCATCGCTAGCACGCCGAGGTAGGCGACGGCCTGGACAAAAAAATTCTCCGCGGCGCCAAACCAGGCGATCAGTGCGCCGCCCAGCGCCGGACCGATGACCTTCATCATGTTGAAGCCGCCGGAGTTGAGCGCCACCGCGTTGGCCAATTCCTCTTTGGGCACGGCGCTGGGGATCAAACTCATGCGCACCGGTTCAGTGATAGTCCAGGCGATGCCGGTGACTAGCGTGAAAACGAAGAGATGCGATACGTGCAAGTAGGGCGACGCGACCAGCGCGCCAAAAACAACCGCGGTGACGATCAGCACCCACTGCGTGCCGACCAAGAGCTTGCGACGGTCCATGCGATCGGCGGCGACGCCAGCCAAAGGCCCGGTGACGAGAAATGGCAACGCGCGCAGGCCGTTCAGCGCACCGAGCAGCACCGAGTTGCCAGTGAGATCGTAGAGCAGCCAGCCGAGGGTGACTTGCTGCACCCATTGGCCGGCGCTCATCATCACCGTGCCGGTCCAAAGATAGCGAAAGTCGAGATGACGCAGCGATGAAAAGGTCTGAAAGCGCGAACGGCTTGGCGCAGTTTTGACCTGCGAGTCGACTTGTTCGGCGGGTTTTTCTTGTTCGAGAGTTTCGTCGCGGGCCGCTGATTCTGGTCGAGACATGGGACTTGTTTCAACCTAACAAGAATCGGACTGGGTTACGAACGGATTGGCTGTCACTGGCGAACTTGCGCTTCCCAACGTTGCGCCACTGTGTTACAACGCGCCCAAATTCAACGAGCTGGTCCCCCCCTTTGTAAAGGGGGGGGAGGGGGATTTTCTTCTCTTCGCGCGGAGCGAATTTCCCTCGGTCTCCCTTTTACAAACGGAGATGGTAAGGAGGTAACGCTGTGAGCAAAATTATTTCTACGGTTTTTTGTCTCCTTCTGTTACAAACACCGGGCCTCGCTCAGGAGAAAATCAAATTCCCCGTCGGCGTTTCCTCCAAAGTCCTTGGCTACGGCCACCTCTGGGCCGCCTGGCGGCGCGGCTATTTCGACCGCGAAGGCTTCGACGCGCAGGTCGTGCTCATGCGTGGCACCGCGCCGGCGGTGCAGGCGCTGGTCGGTAATTCTATTTCGGCGGCGTTGCTTGCTACCGACGGTACCATCACCGCGGTGGAGCAAGGCGCCGATTTGGTGATGGCGGCGAGCGGCAGCAAGATTACGCATTTCCTGATCGGTGCGAAGAACTACAAGACCTACGAAGATCTGCGCGGGGCAACCATTGGTTCTTCGACGCTAACGTCCGGAACTACGTTTGTCCTGCGGCGAGCTCTCAAATTGAAGGGCTTGGAGTATCCGCGCGATTACAAGTTGCTCAGTGTCGGGGGCACCACCGAGGCATTCTTGGCGATGAACGCTGGGCAAACCGTGGCGTCGATGATGGCGGTGCCCTATGCATTTCGCGCCCAGGAACAGGGATTCAACGTGATCGGCAAAATGTTCGAGGTGTTTCCGAACTATCTGCTTTCTTCGTATTCGTTTCGGCGCAGTTGGGCCGAGAAAAATCGTCCGGTTGTCGTGCGATTTTTTAAAGCGATCATCCGGGCCAAGAAATGGTTCGAGCAAGACAGGAAAACGGCGATCGAATTCTTGTCCAAGGGATTTCAGCTGACGCCGGCGCACGCCGAGAAAGGCTTGGACTTTTATCTGCAAACGCCGTCGTGGAACCCCGAGCTGGAAATCGAAATGGACGGGCTCAAGACCGTCGTCGATATTTATGCTGAGCAAAATAACTTAAAAGGCCCGCCGCCCAATCCGGAAAAATACGTCGACCAGAGTTACTTGCGCCAGGCGCTGAAGGAACTCGGATTGCGATAACCCCCGCTTGTTTTGCGACGTGAAGATTTTGTTTGGATTTGTCGACGGTAAGATCCACGTGCCTTGATGGCAGAAACTGATCTTACTGCAAACAACGTCCCACAAAGCCTGCGGGCTCGGATAGTTGCATGGCTCCACCGGCATGAAAAACAACTCTGGTGGTTTCATAGCCTGTACGCTCTGCTCCTGGGCATCGGCATCATGTGGCTGGGCAACCGCAACTACGCGTTCCTGCGCCTCGCGGTGTTTCACGTCGGTTTCATATGGCTTTCCAGCTTGCTACTGCGGCGAGTGATAGAGTCGACCACGCTGGCGCCAAAATGGGCGGGATGGATTCGCGCGATCATCAACTATTTCAATAAGAACTTTTATCAGCAGGTGCTCTTCTTTGTGCTGCCGATTTATTACGGCAGTGCCACGCTTGCCGCCGGAAATTTTATTTTTGTCGTTTTGATCGCGGTCTCAGCGCTGCTCTCCAGTCTCGATGTCGTTTACGATCGCCAGCTCTCGGTGCGGCGCAGTTTGAGCGCGATCTTTTTCGCTTTCAACCTGTTTGTGCTCATCAACGTCATGTTGCCGGTGCTCTGGAGCGTCAGCAATGCTTGGGCGATGCGGGCAAGCGTTTTGTGCGCGATGGTTGGCTTTGTGACGCTGTACTTTCCGTGGCTGCGGTTGCGCAGCTTCAACCGAGTTGTCGTGGCCGTCGTCGCTGTTGCACTGGTCGTGCTCGTCGAGCTTGGCCGCGCCTACGTGCCGCCGGCACCGCTGTGCTTGGTGTGGAGCGAGTTTGGCCGCGAATTCGACAAGAGCGCAATGCGCGTGACCAATCCGGTAGAGTCCCTCGAACCCGGTGGTCCGCTGCGGCTTTGGGGATTGACCGCGATCCGTGCACCCCTCGGCCTAAAAGAACGGGTGCGCCATCGCTGGTATCTGGACGATAAACTGATTTTCAGCTCGGCAGCTTTCGAGATTACCGGTGGGCGTGAGGACGGCTTTCGGCTATGGACGGTTGTATCGATTGAAAAACTCTCTGCCGGTTCAAAACTTTACGTCGATGTCGAGACCGAGAGTGGACAATTGATCGGACGAGCACGCATCAGAGTGCCAGAGTAGGATATCTCGCGCCAAGGCGCCAAGACGCCAAGTTGCGATAATTAGTGTTTCTTAACTTTGCGCCTTAGCGCCTTTGCTGGCCCCCCTTTTTCAAAGGGGGGAATCGAACTGCCACTGACGTTAAGTCTCGAAGCGTCGCTCTTGTTAGTGCTCGTGTTGCTTGTCGTTTGCTGAGGCTGAAATCACGATAATCTGCGCTGTGGCGCAAGTTTTGTACCGCGTTAAGGTCCGCAGCCATAAAGCTGAAAATAATTTTTGTCTTCTTGTCAGTTCATTCGCAAATGTTGCTTGCAAACCGCTATGTGTCCACTCTACTCGTTTGAAGCCTGCGCGTTCCAGGGCATATTGTGCGGCTTGATACATGGCGCAATAAGCGCGGCTCACTGCAGAGTTATAGAGGCCTTTGTCATAGCAAAGTCCAGCAGCTTCAAGGGATTCCGTCGCTTTGTTTGTGTCCATCGTTCAGCGACCCATGTTAGTGTAAAGCCAATGCAGTAACAAGCTATCGTGAATTCGAGGTTAGACATGAACATTGATCTACATTCTCATTACTTTCCCATCGAAACACTGACCAATCCAGGCAAATACGAAAACCGCACGCCGAAGCTTGTGCTCGACAAAGGAAAGCTTGCTGTGACTTCAGCGATTGGTTCCCGCCCCAACCTCGGCGCGGGCGCGTACGATCCGGTGGCGCGGATCAAGGCGTTGGATGAGATGCAGATCGACATGCAGGCGATTTCGCCGTCGCCGATTCTTTTGTTCTATTGGGAAGACGCCGCCGTCGCGGCGCACTTTTCACGCAAGCAGAATGAGGCGATTCAGGATGTTGTTAAGAAATATCCCGATCGCTTTGTGGGTTTCGGCAGCGTGCCGCTGCAGAGCGTGGCGGAATCGATTGCCATCGCCGAAGAGGCGAAGAGCATGGGGCTGAAGGGTTTGGAGATCGGCAATGCCGTTGGCGACAAGCCGCTGGACGATCCGGTGTTCGAGCCGTTTTTTGATGCGGCGCAGAAGTTGGATTTGTTGTTGTTCGTGCATCCGCTCGAGGGCGGGCTCGATGCTGACGATCCGTTGTCGCCGGTGCTCGGCAACGTGCTGCATTTTACTTTTCGCACGACGCTGATGGTCGAGCGGATGATTCTCAAAGGCATGTTCGTGAAATATCCTAACCTGCGTCTGTGTTTGTCCCACGGCGGCGGGTTGCTGGCGTTTAATATTTGGCGGCTGGATCATTCCTACGGGCTGCGGGCGGATTTGAAGAAAGTCATTTCGCAGAAGCCGTCTGAATATTTGAAGAAGATGTACTTCGATACGATCGTTCATTCCGCGGCCGCGCTGCACTATCTGGTGCAAGTGGTCGGCGCCGATCGGGTTGTAATTGGCACTGACTACCCAATGGGTATGGGGGATTTCGAATCGGTCAAGAAAGTGCTGGAGCTGAACGTGTCGGCGCAAGAACGGGAGCAAATCCTCGGCGGCAACGCCGCGCAGGCACTGGGGTTGTGAGACGGCGCGGCAATTAACCGCGCCGCTTGTTGAACGACTTACTGCCAGTAGAGCTTGCGATAAGTGTCGATTAGCACAGCATCCTGGTTTCCCGTCAAAAATTCGATCAGCGTGCGATTAAACTCCTCGGCGCGCTCGTACTGCGGCCAGTGGCCGGACTTGTCGACCAGTACGAAGCGCGAGCCGGGTACACTTTGGTGCACCTTGAACGCCACCGGCCAGGGGCAGGTCGGGTTGTGCGTCGTCCAGAAAAATAGTATTGGCGCCTGAAGTTTGGGGATGCGATCGATCAAGTGATAAACTTCCCGGTCGCGGCTCTGCAGCACTTCCTGCATCGCCGGGTTGCTGTAGATCTTCAACCGGATGTCGACCAATTCGTCGGGCAATTCTTTGGGATCGTGGAACAACCACTCCATCCGTTTGCGGATGGTTTCGTTTGTCGGCGTTCCGGTGGCGTCGCGCGTCAGTTGTTGCAGCTGGTTTAGGCCAGCCATTTGGCCGTGCTCGTTGGATGGTATGCCGCCGACGATCAGTCCCATTCGGTGGACCCGCTCGGGATGCTCGGACGCGGTCAGCACGCTGATTTGCCCGCCCTGTGATTCGCCGATTAGGTGCGCCTTTTGAATGCCTGCAGCGTCCATGAAGTCGAGCAGATGCTTCGAGAAGTTCGGGAGATTGTAGGCGACCTTGGGTTTGTCGGTCTAACCGTGGCCGAGAGAGTCGATGGCCAGCACGCGGAACTTTTCCGCGAGTGGAACTAAATTGCGCACCCAGGTCTCCGCGTGACCGCCGGCGCCGTGCAGCAGAATCACCGGCTCGCCTTCGCCTTTTTCAAAGCAGCGCGTGCGCACGCCGCCGGCGTTGTAATAGCGCTCGTATGTGGCAAGTGTCTCCAGTTCTTGG
This window encodes:
- a CDS encoding alpha/beta fold hydrolase, whose product is MDAAGIQKAHLIGESQGGQISVLTASEHPERVHRMGLIVGGIPSNEHGQMAGLNQLQQLTRDATGTPTNETIRKRMEWLFHDPKELPDELVDIRLKIYSNPAMQEVLQSRDREVYHLIDRIPKLQAPILFFWTTHNPTCPWPVAFKVHQSVPGSRFVLVDKSGHWPQYERAEEFNRTLIEFLTGNQDAVLIDTYRKLYWQ
- a CDS encoding amidohydrolase, with the protein product MNIDLHSHYFPIETLTNPGKYENRTPKLVLDKGKLAVTSAIGSRPNLGAGAYDPVARIKALDEMQIDMQAISPSPILLFYWEDAAVAAHFSRKQNEAIQDVVKKYPDRFVGFGSVPLQSVAESIAIAEEAKSMGLKGLEIGNAVGDKPLDDPVFEPFFDAAQKLDLLLFVHPLEGGLDADDPLSPVLGNVLHFTFRTTLMVERMILKGMFVKYPNLRLCLSHGGGLLAFNIWRLDHSYGLRADLKKVISQKPSEYLKKMYFDTIVHSAAALHYLVQVVGADRVVIGTDYPMGMGDFESVKKVLELNVSAQEREQILGGNAAQALGL